One part of the Bacteroidota bacterium genome encodes these proteins:
- a CDS encoding NYN domain-containing protein: protein MDALSSVLFPHDDISRIKYYTARLKRDATDPEKSKRQQIYLRALRPLPRLEIVYGYFQSHPVKRVLTSSTPNKPEIVTVIKSEEKGSDVNLAVDLIADGCAGLYEQAVIVSNDSDLGRAVKVVATIYELPVAVVNPFYRNNKPPAKALVKHASAKRTLRARALKRCQLPNTIQVNNKKIVKPMAW from the coding sequence TTGGATGCGCTAAGCTCCGTACTCTTTCCCCATGATGATATCAGCCGTATCAAGTACTACACAGCGCGGTTGAAACGAGATGCAACCGATCCCGAAAAATCGAAACGACAGCAAATCTATCTTCGAGCCCTCCGCCCCCTTCCAAGACTTGAGATTGTTTATGGGTATTTCCAATCCCATCCCGTAAAACGTGTACTAACTTCTAGTACGCCCAATAAACCTGAGATTGTTACTGTTATAAAAAGCGAAGAGAAAGGGTCGGATGTAAACCTGGCAGTTGACCTGATTGCTGACGGATGCGCTGGACTTTATGAACAAGCAGTTATTGTATCCAATGACTCCGATTTAGGTCGTGCGGTAAAGGTCGTCGCTACGATATATGAATTGCCCGTTGCTGTCGTCAATCCATTCTATAGAAATAACAAACCGCCGGCCAAAGCGCTTGTTAAGCATGCAAGCGCAAAAAGAACGCTACGAGCAAGGGCTTTAAAGAGATGTCAATTACCAAATACCATCCAGGTCAATAACAAAAAAATTGTTAAACCAATGGCGTGGTAA